The following are from one region of the Cystobacter ferrugineus genome:
- a CDS encoding DUF1521 domain-containing protein, which produces MSSIKDISNVARGVMTALPQQQNVLSAAQALQTAQGLLNELGSQLAGIGQGTTTTTTTTTTTTTTTTSTTATGAAGAPGSTDQLFPPNRSIMDIFNAVVGTSGPCTPSRPSPGDSSHPSGSLKTSPNGVITTPGGYKIEATSKHEWKITGPDGKSTRVWGDPHVDEGDGGKWDFKRDSTFVLGDGTRINVSTVPVENGMTVTGGLEIISGNDRVKVTDIDKGKGKVGTVTQDGYAHANSFGGKDVFVMGKETDDWSFQGKEVIGSNNGGESFKLGGTLAAGNTPVGNGNTGIVPPKAPGSSYLDKLGNLFGQLSRVFESLSKLTKQLQNYNPFESPRPSPRPLPWLQNRQNQLQTSFEDIGRMMDRMMALEQLRASISQFRPRY; this is translated from the coding sequence ATGTCTTCCATCAAGGACATCAGCAACGTTGCTCGTGGTGTCATGACGGCTCTGCCCCAGCAGCAGAATGTGTTGTCCGCAGCGCAGGCGCTGCAGACGGCCCAGGGGTTGCTCAATGAACTGGGGTCGCAGCTGGCCGGCATCGGCCAGGGGACGACCACCACCACGACGACCACGACGACGACCACCACCACGACCACGAGCACCACCGCGACGGGTGCGGCGGGGGCTCCGGGCTCGACGGATCAGCTCTTCCCCCCCAACCGCTCGATCATGGACATCTTCAACGCGGTGGTGGGGACCTCGGGTCCGTGCACGCCGTCCCGTCCTTCTCCGGGCGACTCCAGCCATCCCTCGGGCAGCCTGAAGACGAGCCCCAACGGCGTCATCACCACCCCCGGTGGCTACAAGATCGAGGCGACGAGCAAGCACGAGTGGAAGATCACCGGTCCGGACGGCAAGTCCACGCGCGTGTGGGGCGACCCGCACGTGGACGAGGGTGACGGCGGCAAGTGGGACTTCAAGCGCGACAGCACCTTCGTGCTCGGCGATGGCACCCGCATCAACGTCTCCACCGTTCCCGTGGAGAACGGCATGACGGTGACCGGCGGCCTGGAGATCATCTCCGGCAACGACCGCGTGAAGGTCACGGACATCGACAAGGGCAAGGGCAAGGTCGGCACCGTGACCCAGGACGGCTACGCGCACGCCAACAGCTTCGGCGGCAAGGACGTGTTCGTCATGGGCAAGGAGACCGACGACTGGTCCTTCCAGGGCAAGGAGGTCATCGGCAGCAACAACGGCGGTGAGTCCTTCAAGCTCGGCGGGACTCTCGCGGCCGGCAACACCCCGGTCGGCAACGGCAACACCGGCATCGTGCCGCCCAAGGCGCCCGGCTCCTCCTACCTCGACAAGCTCGGCAACCTCTTCGGCCAGCTCTCGCGCGTGTTCGAGTCGCTGAGCAAGCTCACCAAGCAGCTCCAGAACTACAACCCGTTCGAGTCGCCGCGCCCGAGCCCCCGTCCGCTCCCCTGGCTGCAGAACCGCCAGAACCAGCTTCAGACCAGCTTCGAGGACATCGGCCGCATGATGGATCGCATGATGGCCCTGGAGCAGCTGCGCGCCAGCATCAGCCAGTTCCGGCCGCGCTACTAA
- a CDS encoding tetratricopeptide repeat protein codes for MTNSQQKPASKTLAIPAEAGERLVLGEISPAEFLGIPRERLYEIATRGHELLVTGKLKDALEIFKGLVAASPHDSVFHCNLAAVYTQLEQYPEAMEEYTRAIELNIGNVDALVGRVELFLRDNRVVEALQDIKSVLKYDPEGKRENTKRARAILASLQSAAESASKS; via the coding sequence ATGACCAATTCCCAGCAGAAGCCCGCGTCCAAAACGCTCGCCATTCCCGCGGAGGCGGGGGAGCGACTCGTCCTGGGAGAGATCTCCCCGGCGGAGTTCCTCGGCATTCCCCGGGAGCGCCTCTATGAGATCGCCACCCGCGGTCACGAACTGCTCGTCACGGGCAAGCTCAAGGATGCCCTGGAGATCTTCAAGGGGCTCGTGGCGGCCTCGCCCCATGACAGCGTCTTCCACTGCAACCTGGCGGCGGTCTACACCCAGCTCGAGCAGTACCCCGAGGCCATGGAGGAGTACACCCGGGCGATCGAGCTCAACATCGGCAACGTGGATGCCCTGGTGGGGCGCGTCGAGTTGTTCCTGCGCGACAACCGCGTCGTCGAGGCCCTCCAGGACATCAAGTCCGTGCTGAAGTACGACCCCGAGGGCAAGCGCGAGAACACCAAGCGCGCGCGCGCCATCCTGGCGTCGCTGCAGAGCGCGGCGGAGTCCGCTTCCAAGTCGTAG
- a CDS encoding SAM-dependent methyltransferase, translating to MDIARAQEIFEQLYSGFSGYDIARHEKERTGLQEAGTTYGEVVAPAFLDVLNEAAPQAGEVFFDLGSGTGKATLLAALTFPFSRVVGIELFPGLGDAARKVLARYDAEVRPQLPAEYAQQRIEFIDGDFLEQDLSVADVLFAHGTCYGQETMEKLTHKLEELRPGARVILAGQTIKTPAFAFVKMKVMRTDWGTALATVYRRQ from the coding sequence ATGGACATCGCGCGCGCCCAGGAGATCTTCGAGCAGCTCTACTCTGGCTTCTCCGGCTACGACATCGCCCGGCACGAGAAGGAACGCACGGGCCTGCAGGAAGCGGGAACCACCTATGGCGAGGTGGTGGCCCCCGCCTTCCTTGACGTGCTCAACGAGGCCGCGCCCCAGGCCGGGGAGGTCTTCTTCGATCTCGGCTCGGGAACGGGCAAGGCCACCCTCCTCGCGGCCCTCACCTTCCCCTTCAGCCGGGTGGTGGGCATCGAGCTGTTCCCGGGACTGGGAGACGCGGCGCGAAAGGTGCTCGCCCGCTACGACGCCGAGGTGCGGCCCCAACTGCCCGCCGAGTACGCGCAGCAGCGCATCGAGTTCATCGACGGGGACTTCCTCGAGCAGGATCTCTCGGTCGCCGACGTGCTGTTCGCGCACGGCACGTGCTACGGGCAGGAGACGATGGAGAAGCTCACCCACAAGCTCGAGGAGCTGCGCCCCGGCGCGCGGGTCATCCTCGCGGGGCAGACCATCAAGACCCCGGCGTTCGCCTTCGTGAAGATGAAGGTGATGCGCACGGACTGGGGCACGGCGCTCGCGACGGTCTACCGGCGCCAGTAG
- a CDS encoding tetratricopeptide repeat protein gives MANSDSQKPDLLVNAMQAFLLYEQGRYDEARVLFEELAERDASEGYYRTALGAISLAMDGFDKALEYFNQALQLNPEDTAALINRGEVHLRLGNTLEAARDFSRVVELDPDNEDPLTERARVLADAAWQSAEDAQRDLGEVQEG, from the coding sequence ATGGCGAACTCCGACTCCCAGAAACCCGACCTGCTCGTGAATGCCATGCAGGCCTTCCTTCTGTACGAGCAGGGGCGGTACGACGAGGCCCGCGTCCTCTTCGAGGAACTGGCGGAGCGGGATGCGTCGGAGGGGTATTACCGCACGGCGCTCGGGGCCATTTCCCTGGCGATGGATGGCTTCGACAAGGCGCTGGAGTATTTCAACCAGGCCTTGCAGCTCAACCCCGAGGACACGGCCGCGCTCATCAACCGCGGCGAGGTGCACCTGCGCCTGGGCAACACCCTGGAGGCGGCGCGCGACTTCTCGCGCGTGGTGGAGTTGGATCCCGACAACGAGGATCCCCTCACCGAGCGGGCGCGGGTGCTGGCCGACGCGGCGTGGCAGAGCGCGGAAGATGCCCAGCGGGACCTGGGCGAGGTCCAGGAAGGGTAG
- the sctV gene encoding type III secretion system export apparatus subunit SctV, whose amino-acid sequence MSAQSNGFLSKYSDIVLAVVVVAIIGMLIVPMPTLLLDVLLTLNISISVVLLLISLYVPQALRLSVFPTLLLITTMFRLALTVSTTRLILLTGDPGEVVEAFGHFVVQGNMIVGLVIFVILVIVNFIVISKGSERVAEVAARFTLDAMPGKQMSIDADMRAGAIDQEDGKRKRRDLERESQLFGAMDGAMKFVKGDAIASIIITVINIVGGLVIGVMQKGMDVASAAAKYTLLTIGDGLVGMIPAILISTCAGIIVTRVGGDEEGQHLGHDVGSQLTAYPKAIAIAAAMLCVLGLIPGLPKIPFFILGGLAGYASWNMMKKEKAVAAGEDTGGIALAGGEAAPGETPAAVEPAPKEPINPDSELFIPVVTPIVLEVSDALVPYVDSRQDNGKFLFELIPFMRDGLFVELGVRFPGVRARGNPNLSPGSYQIQINEVPVVTGQATIGHVLVNDTVERLKLMSIQGFEAINPATRQPAAWVPEEHKETLEAAGLTTWDVPGYIILHLAAVLRRQAREFIGVQETQSMLDQLEKAFPAIVKEVVPKVINVLKLTDILARLVEEEISVRDMRSILQSLAEFGQVEADNVMLTEHVRASLRRYVSHKFARGTGTLVVYLLDPQIEEAIRNSIKRTSAGTHLALEPDIAQEIVQAVKAECGHLPPSAQRPIILTAMDIRRYVRKLLEYEFNPPFSVVSFQELSPDLNIQPVARISTR is encoded by the coding sequence ATGTCCGCCCAGAGCAACGGCTTTCTCTCCAAATACTCCGACATCGTCCTCGCAGTCGTGGTGGTGGCCATCATCGGGATGCTCATCGTCCCGATGCCCACATTGCTGCTGGACGTGCTGCTCACCCTGAACATCAGCATCTCCGTGGTGCTGTTGCTCATCTCCCTCTACGTGCCGCAGGCGCTGCGGTTGTCGGTGTTCCCGACCCTGTTGCTCATCACCACGATGTTCCGTCTGGCGCTCACCGTCTCCACGACGCGCCTCATCCTGCTGACGGGAGACCCGGGAGAAGTGGTCGAGGCGTTCGGCCACTTCGTGGTCCAGGGCAACATGATCGTGGGTCTGGTCATCTTCGTCATCCTCGTCATCGTGAACTTCATCGTCATCTCCAAGGGCAGCGAGCGCGTGGCGGAAGTGGCCGCGCGCTTCACCCTGGACGCGATGCCCGGCAAGCAGATGTCCATCGACGCGGACATGCGCGCGGGCGCCATCGATCAGGAGGATGGCAAGCGCAAGCGCCGCGACCTGGAGCGCGAGAGCCAGTTGTTCGGCGCCATGGACGGCGCGATGAAGTTCGTCAAGGGCGACGCCATCGCCAGCATCATCATCACCGTCATCAACATCGTGGGCGGCCTCGTCATCGGCGTGATGCAGAAGGGCATGGACGTGGCGAGCGCGGCGGCCAAGTACACGCTGCTCACCATCGGTGACGGTCTGGTCGGCATGATTCCCGCCATCCTCATCTCCACCTGCGCCGGTATCATCGTGACGCGCGTGGGCGGCGACGAGGAAGGCCAGCACCTCGGCCATGACGTGGGCAGCCAGCTCACCGCCTACCCCAAGGCCATCGCCATCGCCGCCGCCATGCTCTGCGTGCTCGGCCTCATCCCGGGTCTGCCCAAGATTCCCTTCTTCATCCTCGGCGGGCTCGCCGGCTACGCCTCCTGGAACATGATGAAGAAGGAGAAGGCGGTGGCGGCGGGCGAGGACACCGGCGGCATCGCGCTCGCGGGAGGAGAGGCGGCCCCCGGAGAGACGCCGGCCGCCGTCGAGCCCGCGCCCAAGGAGCCCATCAACCCGGACTCCGAGCTCTTCATCCCCGTCGTCACCCCCATCGTGCTGGAGGTGTCCGACGCGCTGGTGCCCTACGTGGACTCGCGTCAGGACAACGGCAAGTTCCTCTTCGAGCTCATCCCCTTCATGCGCGATGGTCTCTTCGTGGAACTGGGCGTGCGCTTCCCCGGTGTGCGCGCCCGCGGCAACCCGAACCTGTCGCCCGGCTCCTACCAGATTCAAATCAACGAGGTGCCCGTGGTGACGGGACAGGCCACCATCGGCCACGTGCTCGTCAATGACACGGTGGAGCGTCTCAAGCTCATGAGCATCCAGGGCTTCGAGGCGATCAACCCCGCCACCCGTCAGCCGGCGGCGTGGGTGCCCGAGGAGCACAAGGAGACGCTGGAGGCCGCGGGGCTCACCACCTGGGACGTGCCCGGCTACATCATCCTCCACCTGGCGGCCGTGCTGCGCCGCCAGGCGCGCGAGTTCATCGGCGTGCAGGAAACGCAGTCCATGTTGGATCAGCTCGAGAAGGCCTTCCCCGCCATCGTCAAGGAGGTGGTGCCCAAGGTCATCAACGTGCTCAAGCTCACCGACATCCTCGCCCGGCTCGTGGAGGAGGAGATCTCCGTGCGCGACATGCGCAGCATCCTCCAGTCGCTCGCCGAGTTCGGCCAGGTGGAGGCCGACAACGTGATGCTCACCGAGCACGTGCGCGCGAGCCTGCGGCGCTACGTGTCCCACAAGTTCGCGCGCGGCACCGGCACCCTCGTGGTCTACCTGTTGGATCCGCAGATCGAGGAGGCCATCCGCAACTCCATCAAGCGCACCTCCGCGGGCACCCACCTGGCCCTGGAGCCGGACATCGCCCAGGAAATCGTCCAGGCCGTCAAGGCCGAGTGCGGACACCTGCCGCCCAGCGCCCAGCGGCCCATCATCCTCACCGCGATGGACATCCGGCGCTACGTGCGCAAGCTGCTCGAGTACGAGTTCAACCCGCCGTTCTCCGTCGTCAGCTTCCAGGAGCTGTCCCCGGACCTCAACATCCAGCCCGTGGCCCGTATCTCCACGCGCTGA
- a CDS encoding FHA domain-containing protein translates to MSVRLTVKQSSEAGGNATEHVLDEPVITLGRDKSCQVVLAQQAVSRNHARITQEGNLFFLEDLGSAFGTQVNGKPLPKGEKRLLRNGDVIAIAQFDVRFDKVMDLPHDVDSQKTSFVARNLVKDVMRGLAGSEERYLRVMNGPRAGERLEIADAKEFVIGRDDSADIVFRDDLISRRHVKVRRDWSGTHVEDLGSRNGIKINRKRVSRKLLRDGDELEVGGVRFVYVCKSEAPEEQAEPLLEDVSVGAGESTSETPFLPAPRKRAPAVEKKEESAPEPEPEPEPAPEQPEAAAEEEKPAEEEPPAPEEEEKPAEEEPPAPEAEEEEAPEEESAPPEQGIKRYIPVIVLGVFGAVALGVLIVLLAA, encoded by the coding sequence ATGAGCGTCAGGCTTACGGTCAAGCAGAGCAGTGAAGCCGGTGGCAATGCCACCGAGCACGTCCTCGACGAGCCCGTCATCACCCTGGGACGGGACAAGTCCTGCCAGGTGGTGTTGGCGCAGCAGGCCGTGTCGCGCAACCACGCCCGCATCACCCAGGAGGGCAACCTCTTCTTCCTGGAGGACCTGGGCAGCGCCTTCGGCACCCAGGTGAATGGCAAGCCGCTGCCCAAGGGCGAGAAGCGGCTGCTGCGCAATGGAGACGTCATCGCCATCGCCCAGTTCGACGTGCGCTTCGACAAGGTGATGGATCTGCCGCACGACGTGGACTCGCAGAAGACGTCCTTCGTCGCCCGCAACCTGGTGAAGGACGTGATGCGGGGCCTCGCCGGCAGCGAGGAGCGCTACCTGCGCGTGATGAACGGCCCGCGCGCGGGCGAGCGCCTGGAGATCGCCGACGCGAAGGAGTTCGTCATCGGCCGGGACGACTCCGCGGACATCGTCTTCCGCGACGATCTCATCTCCCGCCGGCACGTGAAGGTGCGGCGCGACTGGTCCGGCACGCACGTGGAGGACCTGGGCAGCCGCAACGGCATCAAGATCAACCGCAAGCGCGTGTCGCGCAAGCTGCTGCGGGACGGGGACGAGCTGGAGGTGGGTGGCGTCCGCTTCGTCTACGTCTGCAAGTCCGAGGCCCCCGAGGAGCAGGCCGAGCCGCTCCTGGAGGACGTGTCCGTGGGCGCGGGAGAGTCCACCAGCGAGACGCCGTTCTTGCCCGCGCCGCGCAAGCGCGCCCCCGCCGTGGAGAAGAAGGAGGAGTCGGCTCCAGAGCCGGAACCGGAGCCGGAGCCAGCTCCCGAGCAGCCGGAAGCGGCCGCGGAGGAGGAGAAGCCCGCGGAAGAGGAGCCTCCCGCCCCCGAGGAGGAGGAGAAGCCCGCGGAAGAAGAGCCCCCTGCCCCCGAGGCCGAGGAGGAAGAAGCCCCGGAGGAGGAGAGCGCGCCACCCGAGCAGGGCATCAAGCGCTACATCCCGGTGATCGTGCTGGGCGTGTTCGGCGCGGTGGCTCTGGGCGTGTTGATCGTCCTGCTGGCCGCCTGA
- a CDS encoding tetratricopeptide repeat protein, with amino-acid sequence MRSLRPMLALPLFLVSGCINTPPPSDRALINNELCVHELDKGNCKQAEVYCDLGLEFAPQYADLWTNKGLVALCRENKKQAKEWFIKAIRYNQDQANAHMNLGKIYLDAGDYGKAHDSFQRALKVNPDYLEARYNLGLTFFNMKKLDKAEKVFLTLLAVDPNVAQVHHDLGLVYYQMDDKTKAVEEMGEAVRLAPSLNPDWWNDLGAILMELSRFEEARQSFGSCVALRNDHAQCLNNLSIAQRKAALTDSALKEFRDTQRAENTPGALFELARKYKSQGLLSEEERAYKDCLKLDGKFAPCHYGLFQLYSEGQKRESAEIACKNFLKYGALDEFPAEMQTCEKFLSAQSY; translated from the coding sequence ATGCGTTCTCTCCGCCCCATGCTCGCCCTGCCGCTGTTCCTCGTCTCCGGGTGCATCAACACCCCGCCACCGTCGGACCGCGCGCTCATCAACAACGAGCTGTGCGTGCACGAGCTCGACAAGGGCAACTGCAAGCAGGCGGAGGTGTACTGCGACCTGGGCCTGGAGTTCGCCCCCCAGTACGCGGACCTGTGGACCAACAAGGGCCTCGTCGCCCTGTGCAGGGAGAACAAGAAGCAGGCCAAGGAGTGGTTCATCAAGGCCATCCGCTACAACCAGGACCAGGCCAACGCGCACATGAACCTGGGGAAGATCTACCTGGACGCGGGCGACTACGGGAAGGCACACGACAGCTTCCAGCGCGCGCTCAAGGTGAACCCGGACTACCTCGAGGCCCGGTACAACCTGGGGCTCACCTTCTTCAACATGAAGAAGCTGGACAAGGCGGAGAAGGTCTTCCTCACCCTGCTGGCGGTGGATCCCAACGTGGCCCAGGTGCACCACGACCTGGGGCTCGTGTACTACCAGATGGACGACAAGACCAAGGCCGTGGAGGAGATGGGCGAGGCGGTGCGGCTCGCCCCCAGCCTCAACCCGGACTGGTGGAACGACCTGGGCGCCATCCTCATGGAACTCAGCCGCTTCGAGGAGGCCCGACAGTCCTTCGGGAGCTGCGTGGCGCTCAGGAACGACCACGCGCAGTGCCTCAACAACCTGAGCATCGCCCAGCGCAAGGCGGCCCTGACGGACTCGGCCCTCAAGGAGTTCCGTGACACGCAGCGGGCGGAAAACACCCCGGGTGCGCTCTTCGAGCTCGCGCGCAAGTACAAGAGCCAGGGGCTGCTCTCCGAGGAGGAGCGCGCCTACAAGGACTGTCTGAAGCTGGATGGCAAGTTCGCTCCCTGTCACTACGGCCTGTTCCAGCTCTACTCCGAGGGCCAGAAGCGCGAGTCGGCGGAGATTGCCTGCAAGAACTTCCTCAAGTATGGGGCGCTGGACGAGTTTCCCGCCGAGATGCAGACGTGCGAGAAGTTCCTCAGTGCGCAGTCGTACTAG
- a CDS encoding outer membrane beta-barrel protein, which yields MRSLLLSLALLAALLAAAPAHAQFANRSLGLSAGYMNFNNTQSLSETFFIGFDASLYIESGFEVVSLTKLTFPYDPISEQRVVGIAPSLGVRYLFLEESIRPYLGADLSYLHVFKPAGDSNYVGLGPNAGLDFFVSDSISLGVRAQYNFYLALNERLQTSLILSGGTAVYF from the coding sequence ATGCGCTCGCTTCTCCTCTCCCTCGCCCTGCTGGCCGCCCTCCTCGCCGCGGCTCCCGCACACGCCCAGTTCGCCAACCGCAGCCTGGGCCTGTCGGCGGGCTACATGAACTTCAACAACACGCAGAGTCTCTCCGAGACCTTCTTCATCGGCTTCGACGCCAGCCTCTACATCGAGAGCGGCTTCGAGGTGGTGTCCCTCACCAAGCTCACCTTCCCCTACGATCCCATCAGCGAGCAGCGCGTGGTGGGCATCGCGCCGTCCCTGGGCGTGCGCTACCTCTTCCTGGAGGAGTCCATCCGCCCCTACCTCGGCGCGGACCTGAGCTACCTGCACGTCTTCAAGCCGGCGGGAGACTCCAACTATGTCGGCCTGGGGCCCAACGCCGGCCTGGACTTCTTCGTCTCCGACTCCATCAGCCTGGGTGTGCGGGCCCAGTACAACTTCTACCTGGCGCTCAACGAGCGGTTGCAGACCTCGCTCATCCTCTCCGGGGGCACGGCCGTCTACTTCTAG
- a CDS encoding RDD family protein, whose amino-acid sequence MTDTPAPLLDGIHTVLTPEYVEFRFTLAGLYSRFLAWLVDSVLVMVGTSALLMGLSMGMAAFPGFASALGIVLYFLVDWGYGITLESVWSGQTVGKKLLGLRVIQRSGVRIGFHHAALRNLARPVDRLPLFYLVGGVTALLSGSHQRLGDMLAGTLVVRERRLKLPSAIGVPAGQGLLADPLFVSRVKRLGTEAREAVLSAVLRREELSMEARLRLFSALGTKLQELLAMEKPAHLSDEKWTLLVAAALLPASAGAPTVRGRAVAA is encoded by the coding sequence GTGACGGACACGCCCGCCCCCCTCCTCGACGGCATCCACACCGTGCTCACGCCCGAGTACGTGGAGTTCCGCTTCACGCTCGCGGGCCTCTACTCGCGCTTCCTCGCGTGGCTGGTGGACTCGGTGCTGGTGATGGTGGGCACGAGCGCGCTGCTCATGGGGTTGAGCATGGGGATGGCGGCGTTCCCCGGCTTCGCCAGCGCCCTGGGCATCGTCCTCTACTTCCTGGTGGACTGGGGCTACGGCATCACCCTGGAGTCGGTCTGGAGCGGGCAGACGGTGGGCAAGAAGCTGCTGGGGCTGCGCGTCATCCAGCGCAGCGGGGTGCGCATCGGCTTCCACCATGCCGCGCTGCGCAATCTGGCGCGGCCCGTGGACCGGCTGCCCCTGTTCTACCTGGTGGGGGGTGTGACGGCGCTGCTGTCGGGCTCGCACCAGCGGCTGGGGGACATGCTGGCGGGCACACTGGTGGTGCGTGAGCGCCGGCTCAAGCTGCCCTCGGCCATCGGCGTCCCGGCCGGCCAGGGGCTCCTGGCGGATCCGCTGTTCGTCTCGCGGGTGAAGCGCCTGGGCACCGAGGCGCGTGAAGCGGTGCTCTCGGCGGTGCTGCGGCGCGAGGAGCTGAGCATGGAGGCACGCCTGCGGCTGTTCTCCGCGCTCGGCACGAAGCTCCAGGAGCTGCTGGCCATGGAGAAGCCGGCCCACCTCTCGGACGAGAAGTGGACCCTGCTGGTCGCCGCGGCCCTGCTGCCCGCTTCGGCGGGAGCACCCACGGTGCGTGGGCGCGCGGTGGCGGCCTAG
- a CDS encoding expansin EXLX1 family cellulose-binding protein, whose amino-acid sequence MHTERLVPGRWLAAPLLFLLAGCGDTSSGGPLLPLGDYQSGLITFYDATGAGNCSFDASPNDLDVAAINIGQYRNSAMCGACAEVEGPLGTLRVRIVDSCPDCPTSGHLDLSRSAFAKIANPVDGRVPVRWRLVTCNTPGPLRYHFKDGSNPWWTAIQVRNHLLPVVKLEAWKNGAWVSLPRESYNYFVDAKGLGSGEIKVRVTSMDGQTQEDILPGVSAGKTVDGKAQFRAP is encoded by the coding sequence TTGGCTCGCGGCCCCCCTGTTGTTCCTGTTGGCGGGCTGTGGCGACACGAGCTCCGGCGGCCCGCTCCTCCCCCTGGGCGATTATCAGAGCGGACTCATCACCTTCTATGACGCGACGGGCGCGGGCAACTGCAGCTTCGACGCGAGCCCGAACGACCTGGACGTGGCGGCGATCAACATCGGCCAGTATCGCAACAGCGCGATGTGCGGAGCGTGCGCGGAGGTGGAGGGACCGCTGGGCACCCTGCGCGTGCGCATCGTGGACTCGTGCCCGGACTGCCCCACCAGCGGGCACCTGGATCTCAGCCGCTCGGCGTTCGCGAAGATCGCCAACCCGGTGGATGGCCGCGTGCCGGTGCGCTGGCGCCTGGTGACGTGCAACACGCCAGGCCCCCTGCGCTACCACTTCAAGGACGGCAGCAACCCCTGGTGGACGGCCATCCAGGTGCGCAACCACCTGCTGCCCGTGGTGAAGCTCGAGGCCTGGAAGAACGGCGCCTGGGTGTCACTCCCCCGCGAGAGCTACAACTACTTCGTGGACGCCAAGGGCCTGGGCTCGGGGGAAATCAAGGTGCGGGTGACGTCGATGGATGGGCAGACGCAGGAGGACATCCTCCCTGGGGTGAGCGCCGGCAAGACCGTGGACGGCAAGGCCCAGTTCCGCGCCCCCTAG